A stretch of the Actinomycetes bacterium genome encodes the following:
- a CDS encoding Rieske 2Fe-2S domain-containing protein: MAGALGVPDPQRWVAAQRGGCDLVTNKGALPRALQRLLDAGGGARRTYPLLDAADLAGRLGRVARVPETPVGPLAVYQVNGQVYAVEDRCPHAGATLSEGTLDPATVTCPRHGSQFDVCTGRRVRGPADDNMTVYTVVVESGQLLLVLSAQQREG; encoded by the coding sequence GTGGCCGGCGCCCTGGGTGTTCCCGACCCGCAGCGCTGGGTCGCCGCGCAACGCGGTGGGTGCGACCTGGTCACGAACAAGGGGGCGCTGCCCCGCGCGTTGCAGCGGCTGCTGGACGCAGGGGGCGGTGCACGCCGCACCTACCCGCTGCTGGACGCCGCGGACCTGGCCGGTCGGCTCGGCCGCGTCGCCCGAGTCCCGGAGACCCCGGTGGGACCGCTGGCGGTCTACCAGGTGAACGGTCAGGTGTACGCGGTCGAAGATCGCTGTCCACACGCCGGGGCGACCCTGTCGGAGGGTACGCTTGACCCAGCGACAGTTACCTGTCCCAGGCACGGCAGCCAGTTCGACGTGTGCACCGGGCGGCGGGTGCGGGGCCCGGCGGACGACAACATGACTGTTTACACGGTGGTGGTCGAATCCGGTCAGCTGCTTCTCGTACTCTCGGCTCAGCAACGAGAAGGGTGA
- the ssb gene encoding single-stranded DNA-binding protein produces the protein MNETFSTVVGNVCTDIKTATTRNGAPVASFRVASTTRRYDRAKGGWYDADTLFVTVVCYRQLAEHVISSFGKGEPVVVAGRLRVRDWTAPDGRTGTAVELEATVAGHDLNRGTSAFKRAPRPAPEQPDRVTAEELATSVALEPIAEEAAQSPDEAA, from the coding sequence ATGAACGAGACCTTCAGCACGGTCGTGGGGAACGTCTGCACCGACATCAAGACCGCCACGACCCGCAACGGCGCCCCCGTCGCCAGCTTCCGGGTGGCCTCGACCACCCGGCGGTACGACCGGGCCAAGGGCGGCTGGTACGACGCGGACACCCTGTTCGTGACCGTCGTGTGCTACCGGCAGCTGGCCGAGCACGTGATCAGCTCGTTCGGCAAGGGCGAGCCGGTGGTCGTGGCCGGCCGGCTGCGGGTGCGGGACTGGACGGCGCCGGACGGCCGGACGGGGACGGCGGTCGAGCTGGAGGCCACCGTCGCGGGGCACGACCTCAACCGGGGGACGTCGGCGTTCAAGCGCGCGCCGCGGCCGGCACCCGAGCAGCCGGACCGGGTGACGGCCGAGGAGCTGGCCACGTCGGTGGCCCTCGAGCCGATTGCCGAGGAGGCGGCCCAGTCGCCCGACGAGGCTGCCTGA
- a CDS encoding DMT family transporter: MRRAYVALVLSLVSWGISVTVADTALDVLSAADLLVAEIAIGTLFVGLALLVLRRPLNAPWRSAALLGSLEPAGAYLLANLGLARTSAAAGSLLISLESVFAVALAWLFLRERLSRREALAIGLGLAGATVVALTQQGGERSTLGNLLLVLSSVAAGGYVVLARRYAVGVDPLSLVFKQGVASLLLVLPFAAVSWTTDGSRFVGAAAGTWALAALAGLVGFAIPFTLWSFGASQVRPGVAAAGLNLIPVVGVLSAAVFGRGLPTAPQVVGGLVILAGLALLSATPGDGEDSLPDGSLSPDPVPCSSR, encoded by the coding sequence ATGCGACGCGCCTACGTCGCCCTCGTCCTGTCCCTCGTGAGCTGGGGCATCTCGGTCACCGTGGCCGACACCGCGCTCGACGTGCTGAGCGCGGCCGACCTGCTGGTCGCCGAGATCGCCATCGGCACGCTGTTCGTCGGGCTGGCCCTGCTCGTCCTCCGCCGGCCGCTGAACGCGCCATGGCGGTCCGCGGCGCTGCTGGGCTCGTTGGAGCCCGCCGGCGCCTACCTGCTCGCCAACCTGGGCCTGGCCAGGACGTCGGCGGCGGCCGGCTCGCTGCTCATCTCGCTGGAGAGCGTGTTCGCCGTCGCGCTGGCCTGGCTGTTCCTGCGGGAGCGGCTGAGCCGACGCGAGGCGCTGGCCATCGGCCTCGGGCTCGCCGGAGCCACCGTGGTGGCGCTCACCCAGCAGGGCGGCGAGCGCAGCACCCTGGGCAACCTGCTGCTCGTGCTCAGCTCGGTGGCCGCCGGCGGCTACGTGGTGCTGGCCCGGCGCTACGCCGTCGGCGTGGATCCGCTGTCCCTCGTGTTCAAGCAGGGCGTCGCCTCGCTGCTGCTCGTGCTGCCGTTCGCCGCCGTCTCGTGGACGACCGACGGCAGCCGGTTCGTCGGCGCCGCGGCGGGCACCTGGGCGCTGGCGGCGCTGGCCGGTCTCGTCGGGTTCGCCATCCCGTTCACGCTGTGGTCGTTCGGCGCCTCGCAGGTCCGACCGGGTGTCGCGGCGGCCGGGCTGAACCTCATCCCCGTCGTCGGCGTGCTGTCCGCCGCCGTGTTCGGCCGCGGTCTGCCCACCGCCCCCCAGGTGGTCGGCGGCTTGGTGATCCTGGCCGGGCTCGCCCTGCTCTCCGCGACGCCGGGGGACGGCGAGGACTCGCTGCCGGACGGCTCGCTGTCCCCCGACCCGGTGCCCTGCTCGTCGCGGTAG
- a CDS encoding polyphosphate kinase 2 family protein: MADRRREEIQQLIKPLLVKPGDTVGLPHDFDPGYSAPGLDKDDGDEVLRAGIELLAEYQTRLAAQNTYSVLLVLQAMDAAGKDGTIKHVMSGVNPQGVTVRSFKQPSPQELDHDFLWRYQRALPRRGDIGIFNRSHYEETLVVRVHPELLEHQQLPEAARGHDVWKRRFREVNDWEKYLVDNGIRVVKVFLNVSKEEQRQRFLARIEEPDKNWKFSAADVAEREHWDDYQQAFSEVLTHTSSEAAPWYVVPADKKWFARIATAAILIDTLMDIDPKFPELDDAQRQQLQDSRAALEAQAPKDEKH, encoded by the coding sequence ATGGCCGACCGACGACGCGAGGAGATCCAGCAGCTCATCAAGCCGCTGCTGGTCAAGCCCGGCGACACGGTCGGGCTGCCGCACGACTTCGACCCCGGCTACAGCGCCCCGGGCCTGGACAAGGACGACGGGGACGAGGTGCTGCGCGCCGGCATCGAGCTGTTGGCGGAGTACCAGACCAGGCTGGCCGCGCAGAACACTTACTCGGTGCTGCTGGTGCTGCAGGCCATGGACGCCGCCGGCAAGGACGGCACCATCAAGCACGTCATGAGCGGGGTCAACCCGCAGGGCGTGACGGTGCGGTCGTTCAAGCAGCCCTCCCCCCAAGAGCTCGACCACGACTTCCTGTGGCGCTACCAGCGGGCGCTGCCCCGCCGGGGCGACATCGGGATCTTCAACCGCTCGCACTACGAGGAGACCCTGGTCGTCCGGGTGCACCCCGAGCTGCTCGAGCACCAGCAGCTGCCGGAGGCGGCCCGCGGCCACGACGTGTGGAAGCGCCGGTTCCGGGAGGTCAACGACTGGGAGAAGTACCTAGTCGACAACGGCATCCGGGTCGTCAAGGTGTTCCTCAACGTGTCCAAGGAGGAGCAGCGGCAGCGCTTCCTGGCCCGCATCGAGGAGCCGGACAAGAACTGGAAGTTCAGCGCCGCCGACGTCGCCGAGCGCGAGCACTGGGACGACTACCAGCAGGCGTTCTCCGAGGTGCTGACCCACACCAGCAGCGAGGCCGCCCCCTGGTACGTCGTGCCCGCGGACAAGAAGTGGTTCGCCCGGATCGCCACGGCGGCCATCCTCATCGACACGCTCATGGACATCGATCCGAAGTTCCCCGAGCTGGACGACGCCCAGCGCCAGCAGCTGCAGGACAGCCGCGCGGCCCTCGAGGCCCAGGCCCCGAAGGACGAGAAGCACTAG
- a CDS encoding DsrE/DsrF/DrsH-like family protein, giving the protein MSEGATGLPFEPEPNKRLAMICWSSDLDRVWPVLILSTTAAASGMDVDVFCTFWGLRVLQRNDRRVTGTNLRQKAEALVDRGGTDHLKLGKINFGGAGTWMIRGLAKDYKVASPTELLQFAIDMGVRLYPCQMTMDLYGLKKEDFVDGIQPSMGAASFLDMAAEADISLFI; this is encoded by the coding sequence ATGTCCGAAGGAGCCACCGGTCTGCCGTTCGAGCCCGAGCCCAACAAACGGCTGGCCATGATCTGCTGGAGCAGCGACCTGGACAGGGTCTGGCCGGTGCTCATCCTCAGCACCACGGCGGCGGCCTCCGGGATGGATGTCGACGTCTTCTGCACCTTCTGGGGCCTGCGCGTCCTGCAGCGCAACGACAGGCGGGTCACCGGCACCAACCTGCGGCAGAAGGCCGAGGCTCTCGTCGACCGGGGCGGCACCGACCACCTGAAGCTCGGGAAGATCAACTTCGGTGGCGCCGGCACCTGGATGATCAGGGGCCTGGCCAAGGACTACAAGGTGGCCAGCCCCACCGAGCTGCTGCAGTTCGCCATCGACATGGGGGTCCGGCTGTACCCGTGCCAGATGACCATGGACCTGTACGGCCTGAAGAAGGAGGACTTCGTCGACGGGATCCAGCCGTCGATGGGCGCGGCCTCGTTCCTCGACATGGCCGCGGAGGCCGACATCTCCCTGTTCATCTAG
- the ettA gene encoding energy-dependent translational throttle protein EttA yields MAEFIYVMQKARKAHGDKLILDNVTLSFYPGAKIGVVGPNGAGKSTVLRIMAGLDSPSNGEAILSPGYSVGILEQEPHLDESLNVLENVQLGVAETKALLDRFNAISEELADPDADYDTLLAEMGTLQEQLDHRQAWDLDNQLEQAMDALRCPPPDADVSVLSGGERRRVALCALLLAQPDLLLLDEPTNHLDAESVQWLEQHLEKYPGTVVAVTHDRYFLDNVAQWILELDRGRAYPYEGNYSTYLETKQSRLKVEGQKDAKLRKRLQDELDWVRSNAKGRQAKSKARLQRYEEMALEAEKTRKLDFEEIQIPPGPRLGNLVVEVEGLSKGFGERLLIDSLSFTLPRNGIVGVIGPNGVGKTTLFKMVIGDEQPDSGSIKVGETVKIAYVDQERGGIDPKKTLWEVVSDGLDWIKVGQVEMPSRAYVSAFGFKGPDQQKPAGVLSGGERNRLNLALTLKQGGNLLLLDEPTNDLDVETLGSLENALLEFPGCAVVTSHDRWFLDRVATHILAHEGDSQWFWFEGNFDSYEKNKVERLGAEAARPHRATYRKLTRG; encoded by the coding sequence ATGGCTGAGTTCATCTACGTGATGCAGAAGGCGCGCAAGGCGCACGGCGACAAGCTGATCCTCGACAACGTGACGCTGTCCTTCTACCCAGGGGCGAAGATCGGCGTGGTCGGGCCGAACGGCGCCGGCAAGTCGACCGTGCTGCGCATCATGGCCGGGCTGGACTCACCGTCGAACGGCGAGGCGATCCTGTCGCCTGGCTACAGCGTGGGCATCCTCGAGCAGGAGCCGCACCTCGACGAGTCGCTCAACGTGCTCGAGAACGTCCAGCTGGGCGTGGCCGAGACCAAGGCGCTGCTCGACCGGTTCAACGCGATCTCCGAGGAGCTTGCCGACCCGGACGCCGACTACGACACCCTGCTGGCCGAGATGGGCACGCTGCAGGAGCAGCTGGACCATCGGCAGGCGTGGGACCTCGACAACCAGCTCGAGCAGGCGATGGACGCCCTGCGCTGCCCGCCGCCGGACGCCGACGTGTCGGTGCTCTCCGGCGGTGAGCGGCGCCGGGTGGCCCTGTGCGCCCTGCTGCTCGCGCAGCCGGACCTGCTGCTGCTCGACGAGCCCACCAACCATCTGGACGCGGAGAGCGTGCAGTGGCTGGAGCAGCACCTGGAGAAGTACCCCGGCACCGTCGTCGCGGTGACCCACGACCGGTACTTCCTGGACAACGTGGCCCAGTGGATCCTCGAGCTGGACCGCGGCCGCGCCTACCCGTACGAGGGCAACTACTCGACGTACCTGGAGACCAAGCAGTCCCGGCTGAAGGTCGAGGGGCAGAAGGACGCCAAGCTGCGCAAGCGGCTGCAGGACGAGCTGGACTGGGTGCGGTCCAACGCCAAGGGCCGGCAGGCCAAGAGCAAGGCCCGGCTGCAGCGCTACGAGGAGATGGCGCTGGAGGCCGAGAAGACCCGCAAGCTCGACTTCGAGGAGATCCAGATCCCACCCGGCCCGCGGCTGGGCAACCTGGTCGTCGAGGTCGAGGGGCTGTCCAAGGGGTTCGGCGAGCGGCTGCTCATCGACAGCCTGTCGTTCACCCTGCCGCGCAACGGCATCGTCGGCGTCATCGGTCCGAACGGCGTCGGCAAGACCACGCTGTTCAAGATGGTCATCGGTGACGAGCAGCCGGACTCGGGGTCGATCAAGGTCGGCGAGACCGTGAAGATCGCCTACGTGGACCAGGAGCGGGGCGGGATCGACCCGAAGAAGACGCTGTGGGAGGTCGTCTCGGACGGCCTGGACTGGATCAAGGTGGGCCAGGTGGAGATGCCGTCGCGGGCCTACGTCAGCGCGTTCGGGTTCAAGGGCCCGGACCAGCAGAAGCCGGCGGGGGTGCTGTCCGGCGGCGAGCGCAACCGGCTCAACCTGGCGCTCACCCTCAAACAGGGCGGCAACCTGCTGCTGCTCGACGAGCCGACGAACGACCTCGACGTGGAGACCCTCGGCAGCCTGGAGAACGCGCTGCTCGAGTTCCCCGGCTGTGCGGTCGTCACCAGCCACGACCGGTGGTTCCTCGACCGGGTGGCCACGCACATCCTGGCTCACGAGGGCGACTCGCAGTGGTTCTGGTTCGAGGGCAACTTCGACTCCTACGAGAAGAACAAGGTCGAGAGGCTGGGCGCGGAGGCGGCCCGTCCGCATCGCGCGACCTACCGCAAGCTCACCCGCGGCTGA
- a CDS encoding SCO family protein codes for MPRSSRRQRTRSAVLAAVLAGLGVLAAACSSAAPAATQPQPANGTVLDRALPAAVLSLPLVDQQGKVTSLASLHGKTIVLTDSLTLCQEICPLTSTNFRVIDESVAKAGLGDQVELLEVTVDPERDTPQRLAAYQKLYGAQPNWNFLTGTPAQIATLWQILGVAYEKVPEGAGPPPTDWLTGKPITYDVSHQDVVFVIDGQGHERWLITGTAFTNGVHPPSTLDNFLSDTGKANLATPADISWRAQDVQAAVAWLTGHPVG; via the coding sequence ATGCCTCGTTCCTCCCGTCGGCAGCGGACCCGGTCCGCGGTCCTGGCTGCCGTCCTGGCCGGGCTCGGCGTGCTCGCCGCCGCCTGCTCGAGCGCCGCGCCGGCCGCCACGCAGCCGCAGCCGGCCAACGGCACGGTGCTTGACCGGGCGCTGCCCGCGGCGGTGCTGTCGCTGCCGCTGGTCGACCAGCAGGGCAAGGTGACGAGCCTGGCCTCGCTGCACGGCAAGACGATCGTGCTGACCGACTCGCTGACGCTGTGCCAGGAGATCTGCCCGCTGACCAGCACGAACTTCCGGGTGATCGACGAGTCGGTGGCCAAGGCCGGGCTGGGCGACCAGGTGGAGCTGCTCGAGGTGACCGTCGACCCCGAGCGGGACACGCCGCAGCGACTGGCCGCCTACCAGAAGCTGTACGGCGCCCAGCCGAACTGGAACTTCCTGACCGGGACGCCGGCGCAGATCGCCACCCTGTGGCAGATCCTCGGCGTCGCCTACGAGAAGGTGCCCGAGGGCGCGGGACCGCCGCCCACCGACTGGCTCACCGGCAAGCCGATCACCTACGACGTGTCGCACCAGGACGTCGTCTTCGTGATCGACGGGCAGGGCCACGAGCGCTGGCTGATCACCGGGACAGCGTTCACCAACGGGGTGCACCCGCCGTCGACGCTCGACAACTTCCTCAGCGACACCGGCAAGGCCAACCTGGCCACGCCGGCGGACATCTCCTGGCGGGCCCAGGACGTCCAGGCCGCGGTGGCCTGGCTGACCGGCCACCCGGTGGGGTGA
- a CDS encoding ABATE domain-containing protein, translated as MTVAATELPDRVGGRLALDFLNTVDPRHATDRREYLGSYERLLAWAADTGSVDRATVGRLRAAADQEPAAAAAALRRVRDYREALYRLVAAALAERPVQDADLALVNAVLREATVHHLLLPGATGGVRDGWLSAGGLDEMLWPVAVDAWDLLTEPVLARVKECPGDEGACGWLFLDTSRSGTRRWCDMRTCGNRAKARAHYSRARG; from the coding sequence ATGACCGTCGCTGCGACCGAGCTGCCCGACCGGGTCGGGGGTCGGCTGGCCCTGGACTTCCTCAACACGGTGGACCCCCGGCACGCCACCGACCGGCGCGAGTACCTCGGCTCCTACGAGCGGCTGCTCGCCTGGGCCGCAGACACCGGGAGCGTCGACCGGGCCACGGTCGGCCGGCTGCGTGCGGCGGCCGACCAGGAGCCCGCAGCCGCGGCTGCCGCGCTGCGCCGGGTGCGCGACTACCGCGAGGCGCTGTACCGGTTGGTGGCCGCCGCGTTGGCCGAGCGTCCGGTGCAGGACGCCGACCTGGCCCTCGTCAACGCCGTCCTGCGCGAGGCGACTGTGCACCACCTGCTGCTGCCCGGCGCCACCGGAGGGGTGCGGGACGGCTGGCTGTCCGCCGGGGGGCTGGACGAGATGCTGTGGCCGGTCGCCGTGGACGCCTGGGACCTGCTGACCGAGCCGGTGCTGGCCCGGGTGAAGGAGTGCCCCGGGGACGAGGGGGCCTGCGGCTGGTTGTTCCTCGACACGTCCCGCAGCGGGACCCGACGGTGGTGCGACATGCGCACCTGCGGCAACCGGGCGAAGGCGCGCGCGCACTACTCGCGGGCGCGCGGCTGA
- a CDS encoding thioesterase family protein — translation MRWSDMDAYGHVNNVRFLTYLEEARVEMIFNLTQDGAAADLSSGVVVARHEIDYLAPLVHRADPIPIDVWVTRIRAASFELAYEVHDEGRVYARAASTLVPFDLAQQRPRRLSASEREWLGQWLEPLA, via the coding sequence ATGCGCTGGTCGGATATGGACGCGTACGGGCACGTGAACAACGTCCGCTTCCTCACCTATCTCGAGGAGGCCCGGGTTGAGATGATCTTCAACCTGACGCAGGACGGCGCGGCGGCGGACCTGTCCAGCGGGGTGGTCGTGGCCCGTCACGAGATCGACTACCTGGCGCCACTCGTGCACCGGGCCGACCCGATCCCGATCGACGTGTGGGTGACCCGGATCCGAGCGGCCTCCTTCGAGCTGGCCTACGAGGTGCACGACGAAGGCCGCGTCTACGCACGGGCGGCCTCGACCCTGGTGCCCTTCGACCTGGCCCAACAGCGCCCCCGTCGGCTGTCCGCCTCGGAGCGGGAGTGGCTCGGGCAATGGCTGGAGCCCCTCGCATGA